One window from the genome of Deinococcus sp. NW-56 encodes:
- a CDS encoding AI-2E family transporter has translation MISPPKPPTAFEYAWRSPWIRLLVFGLALYLLYRLAGEVSTIIWNVLIAFLIAYLANPLLTWLERGRVSRGLGVFFVLLLFVALFALAGALLVTVSAQLIDLLARLPDQIGQLGVVIDRLFGWLGDRGIGNLADARERITEAVQTYVENLGQNLIPILQNALNSTGTVFRQIVSIGGVVGQIVIILLLSIYLMLDYSRVNASLLRAFPRPWQPRVLELSGLLGTAVGGYVRGQLVIATFIGVFVFLGLTLLGIPSAAAIGFLAGAFNIVPYLGPVIGATPALLLALPLGWVKMLFVVVVFVLANQIESNFLSPYVLGRTTDLHPVTVLVAILVGASLLGFVGALLAVPVVALGKLLLDKYYYPSRVYTEGP, from the coding sequence GTGATCTCGCCCCCCAAGCCGCCGACCGCCTTCGAGTACGCCTGGCGCAGTCCCTGGATTCGCCTCCTGGTCTTCGGACTGGCCCTGTACCTCCTCTACCGCCTGGCGGGCGAGGTCAGCACCATCATCTGGAACGTGCTGATCGCCTTTCTGATCGCCTACCTCGCCAATCCGCTGCTGACCTGGCTGGAGCGGGGGCGGGTGTCGCGGGGGCTGGGCGTCTTTTTCGTGCTGCTGCTGTTCGTGGCGCTGTTCGCGCTGGCGGGGGCGCTGCTGGTCACCGTCTCGGCGCAGCTCATCGACCTGCTCGCGCGGCTCCCGGACCAGATCGGGCAACTCGGCGTGGTGATTGACCGCCTCTTCGGGTGGCTGGGGGACCGGGGCATCGGCAACCTCGCGGACGCCCGCGAGCGCATCACGGAAGCGGTGCAGACCTACGTCGAAAACCTCGGCCAGAACCTGATCCCCATCCTGCAAAATGCCCTGAACTCGACGGGCACGGTCTTCCGGCAGATTGTCTCCATCGGTGGGGTGGTCGGCCAGATCGTGATCATCCTGCTGCTGAGCATCTACCTGATGCTGGACTACAGCCGGGTCAATGCTTCCCTCCTGCGGGCCTTTCCGCGCCCCTGGCAGCCGCGCGTGCTGGAGCTGAGCGGCCTGCTGGGCACGGCGGTGGGCGGGTACGTGCGCGGGCAACTCGTGATCGCCACCTTTATCGGCGTCTTCGTGTTCCTGGGGCTGACCCTCCTGGGAATCCCCAGCGCCGCCGCCATCGGGTTTCTGGCGGGAGCCTTCAACATCGTGCCGTACCTCGGCCCGGTGATCGGCGCGACCCCCGCGCTGCTGCTCGCGCTGCCGCTGGGGTGGGTCAAGATGCTGTTCGTCGTCGTGGTGTTCGTCCTGGCCAACCAGATCGAGAGCAACTTCCTGAGTCCCTACGTGCTGGGCCGCACCACCGACCTGCACCCGGTGACCGTGCTCGTCGCCATTCTGGTGGGAGCCTCGCTGCTGGGCTTCGTAGGGGCGCTCCTCGCCGTGCCCGTCGTCGCGCTGGGCAAGCTGCTGCTGGACAAGTACTACTATCCGAGCCGGGTGTATACCGAAGGGCCATAG
- a CDS encoding isoaspartyl peptidase/L-asparaginase family protein, whose amino-acid sequence MTETPRWAIIVHGGAHQTPPEQVAASRAGCLAALSAGRRVLEGGGTAVEAVEAALRVLEDDPTFNAGYGSALTADGTVEMDSAVMDGQTLEVGAVAGLAGVRHPVSVARRLLREKEVLLTGAGARRFAERSGAELCAPEELISPQQRKTFQEHDTVGCVALDLRGHLAAGTSTGGLTGQPAGRVGDSPLIGCGFYAEDGVGAVALTGEGESLARWMTAARILHRLPGRTPDEALRTVLEEMGTRVGGTGGGIALTPDGQAGWWHTSPDMPTAYQRSDMPSPRTYLTKTEERDDVHTPHG is encoded by the coding sequence ATGACTGAGACGCCGCGCTGGGCGATCATCGTCCACGGCGGGGCGCACCAGACTCCGCCCGAACAGGTCGCGGCCAGCCGCGCCGGGTGTCTGGCAGCGCTGAGCGCCGGGCGCCGGGTGCTGGAGGGCGGCGGCACGGCGGTCGAGGCAGTCGAGGCCGCCCTCCGGGTGCTGGAGGACGACCCCACCTTCAATGCCGGGTACGGCTCAGCGCTGACGGCGGACGGCACGGTCGAGATGGACTCCGCCGTGATGGACGGGCAGACCCTGGAGGTGGGCGCGGTCGCGGGACTGGCCGGGGTCCGTCACCCGGTCAGCGTGGCCCGGCGCCTGCTGCGTGAGAAAGAAGTGCTGCTGACCGGCGCGGGTGCCCGCCGCTTCGCCGAGCGCAGCGGGGCCGAGCTGTGCGCCCCCGAAGAACTGATCTCGCCCCAGCAGCGGAAGACCTTCCAGGAACACGACACCGTCGGTTGCGTGGCCCTCGACCTGCGCGGCCACCTCGCCGCCGGGACCTCCACCGGGGGCCTGACCGGGCAGCCCGCCGGGCGGGTGGGCGACTCGCCCCTGATCGGCTGCGGCTTCTACGCCGAAGACGGAGTCGGCGCGGTGGCCCTGACCGGCGAGGGCGAGAGCCTGGCCCGCTGGATGACGGCGGCCCGCATCCTCCACCGCCTGCCGGGCAGGACACCCGACGAGGCCCTGCGCACGGTGCTGGAGGAGATGGGCACGCGGGTCGGCGGCACCGGGGGCGGCATCGCCCTGACGCCGGACGGGCAGGCCGGGTGGTGGCACACCAGCCCCGACATGCCCACGGCCTACCAGCGCTCCGACATGCCCAGCCCCCGCACCTACCTGACGAAAACCGAGGAGAGAGACGATGTCCACACACCACACGGCTGA
- a CDS encoding DUF2243 domain-containing protein, producing MTVTEEPPLRSTSPRPWLWGGVLLGLGLGGFFDGIVLHQILQWHHLLSEVYLPTTLENLKINTVADGFFHAATWVFTLIGLLLLWQGTRGQHVTWRTSALIGALLFGWGLFNVVEGLVNHQLLQIHHVRPGPNQALYDLGFLVWGAAMLLVGWALMRRPRAGTSPI from the coding sequence ATGACTGTCACCGAGGAACCACCGCTTCGCAGCACCAGTCCGCGTCCCTGGCTGTGGGGCGGCGTGTTGCTGGGCCTCGGCCTGGGCGGATTTTTCGACGGCATCGTGCTGCACCAGATTCTTCAGTGGCACCACCTGCTCAGCGAGGTCTACCTGCCGACCACACTCGAAAATCTCAAAATCAACACCGTGGCGGACGGCTTTTTCCACGCGGCCACCTGGGTGTTTACCCTGATCGGCCTTCTCCTGCTGTGGCAGGGGACGCGGGGCCAGCATGTGACGTGGCGGACCTCAGCGCTGATCGGGGCGCTGCTGTTCGGCTGGGGGCTGTTCAATGTGGTGGAGGGATTGGTCAACCACCAGCTCCTTCAGATTCACCATGTGCGGCCCGGCCCGAATCAGGCGCTGTACGACCTCGGCTTTCTGGTGTGGGGGGCGGCCATGCTGCTCGTCGGGTGGGCGCTGATGCGGCGGCCACGGGCTGGGACCAGTCCCATCTGA
- a CDS encoding sulfite oxidase-like oxidoreductase, translated as MLGKFFKKPADDRGGRIPPGQTLTTRFPVLTYGPAQHYRPEEVVVRVFGLAEEKTFTWADLLALPQTTLTYDIHCVTHWSKLDTTWTGVRVTDLMEHLQLKPEATHVMQHSVGGYTTNLSLEDFTRPENLLAHTFGGEPLTPEHGGPLRLVVPHLYFWKSAKWLTGLEFMDADRPGFWERNGYHMRGDPFAEERYDDD; from the coding sequence ATGCTCGGCAAATTTTTCAAGAAACCGGCGGACGACAGGGGGGGCCGCATCCCCCCCGGCCAGACGCTGACCACCCGCTTTCCGGTCCTGACGTACGGCCCCGCGCAGCACTACCGCCCGGAGGAGGTCGTCGTGCGCGTCTTCGGGCTGGCCGAGGAGAAGACCTTCACCTGGGCCGACCTGCTGGCGCTGCCCCAGACGACCCTGACCTACGACATCCACTGCGTGACCCACTGGAGCAAGCTCGACACGACTTGGACGGGTGTGCGGGTGACCGACCTGATGGAGCACCTTCAGCTCAAGCCGGAGGCCACCCACGTCATGCAGCACTCGGTGGGGGGATACACGACCAACCTCTCGCTGGAGGACTTCACCCGGCCCGAGAACCTGCTGGCGCACACCTTCGGCGGCGAGCCGCTGACCCCCGAACACGGCGGCCCGCTGCGGCTGGTCGTGCCGCACCTGTACTTCTGGAAGAGTGCCAAGTGGCTGACCGGGCTGGAGTTCATGGACGCCGACCGCCCCGGCTTCTGGGAGCGCAACGGGTACCACATGCGCGGCGACCCCTTCGCGGAGGAGCGGTATGACGACGACTGA
- a CDS encoding glycine--tRNA ligase, producing MPATSMEELVSLCKRRGFIFQGSEIYGGLQGFYDYGPLGVELKNNIKAAWWRTNVYERDDMEGLDASIIMHRMVLRHSGHEATFSDPMVDNKRNGKRYRLDHLVKDQKADVQVKVAELMGADADNFAALVAALNANPAQASQALKDAGVRDPFSGEVGDWTEPRPFNMMFKTTIGPVADEDSYGYLRPETAQGIFTNFKNVVDSTSRRLPFGIAQIGKAFRNEITPRNFIFRVRELEQMEIEFFCTPGTDEEWHEHWLEQRLKWWEAQGVPRSKIEILDVPQEDLAHYSKRTYDLMYDYPTLGHEEIEGIANRTDFDLGSHTKAQGELGIQARVDENLDSVAKLTIPHPETNKPVVPFVIEPSAGVDRAMLAVLSEAFTKETLENGSERIVLKLKPHLAPIKVAVIPLARNREEITTVARAIKAELQGLGLGRVLYEDSGNIGKAYRRHDEVGTPFCVTVDFDTVGKGEDPNLTDTVTVRDRDTLGQERVKISELAGWIREKLR from the coding sequence ATGCCCGCAACCTCAATGGAAGAACTCGTCAGCCTGTGCAAGCGCCGGGGCTTTATTTTTCAGGGCAGTGAGATTTACGGCGGCCTGCAGGGGTTCTACGATTACGGCCCCCTCGGCGTGGAGCTGAAGAACAACATCAAGGCCGCGTGGTGGCGCACCAATGTCTACGAGCGCGACGACATGGAGGGCCTCGACGCCTCGATCATCATGCACCGCATGGTGCTGCGGCACTCGGGCCACGAGGCCACCTTCAGCGACCCGATGGTGGACAACAAGAGAAACGGCAAACGCTACCGCCTCGACCACCTCGTGAAGGACCAGAAGGCCGACGTGCAGGTGAAGGTGGCCGAGTTGATGGGCGCGGACGCCGACAACTTCGCCGCGCTGGTGGCTGCCCTGAACGCAAATCCCGCGCAGGCGTCGCAGGCGCTGAAGGACGCTGGCGTGCGTGACCCCTTCTCCGGCGAGGTGGGCGACTGGACCGAGCCGCGCCCCTTCAACATGATGTTCAAGACGACCATCGGCCCGGTCGCGGACGAGGACAGTTACGGCTACCTGCGGCCCGAGACCGCGCAGGGCATCTTCACCAACTTCAAGAACGTGGTGGACTCGACCTCCCGGCGCCTCCCCTTCGGCATCGCGCAGATCGGCAAGGCGTTTCGCAACGAGATCACGCCGCGCAACTTCATCTTCCGGGTGCGCGAGCTCGAGCAGATGGAAATCGAGTTCTTCTGCACCCCCGGCACCGACGAGGAGTGGCACGAGCACTGGCTCGAGCAGCGCCTGAAGTGGTGGGAGGCGCAGGGCGTGCCGCGCAGCAAGATCGAGATTCTGGACGTGCCACAGGAAGACCTGGCGCACTATTCCAAGCGCACCTACGACCTGATGTACGACTACCCCACGCTGGGGCACGAGGAGATCGAGGGCATCGCCAACCGCACCGACTTCGACCTCGGCAGCCATACCAAGGCGCAGGGCGAACTCGGGATTCAGGCCCGCGTGGACGAGAACCTCGACTCGGTCGCCAAGCTGACCATCCCGCACCCGGAGACGAACAAGCCCGTCGTGCCCTTCGTGATCGAGCCGTCCGCCGGGGTGGACCGGGCGATGCTGGCGGTTCTCAGCGAGGCGTTCACCAAGGAGACGCTAGAGAACGGCTCGGAGCGCATCGTGCTGAAGCTCAAGCCGCATCTGGCCCCCATCAAGGTGGCGGTGATTCCGCTGGCCCGCAACCGCGAGGAGATCACGACGGTCGCGCGGGCGATCAAGGCCGAGCTTCAGGGCCTGGGCCTGGGCCGGGTGCTGTACGAGGACTCCGGCAACATCGGCAAGGCGTACCGCCGCCACGACGAGGTGGGGACGCCCTTTTGCGTGACGGTGGACTTCGACACCGTGGGCAAGGGCGAGGACCCGAATCTCACCGACACCGTGACGGTACGCGACCGCGACACGCTGGGGCAGGAACGGGTCAAGATCAGTGAGCTGGCGGGGTGGATCCGGGAGAAGCTGAGGTAG
- a CDS encoding IS982 family transposase, translating to MGRYRLHHSLGRRTVIRQLHRWAKRHFSDHKRFKHQKLSDALLVALLLSRLVFKHPFPSIWWQILREDRSGLPSYTQAYTRGLRLLERLEAIVSPPKWCGEVIIDSMPLPVCRPKRGKRCAFPGARWGFGTQGDVYGYKLHAWVTPEGEIVQYLLKPANLHDTTVSYELNRRWPEFGGPKIIGDKGYCCLGYVFPPKKNSRYDTGWREDRHPKLRKRIETVFSQLVEAQIRSVQTKTLASLRFRVVLAVLAHNLAQP from the coding sequence ATGGGTAGATACCGTCTCCACCACAGTTTAGGTCGGCGAACCGTCATTCGTCAGCTTCACCGCTGGGCCAAACGGCATTTCAGCGACCACAAGCGATTCAAACACCAGAAGCTCAGCGATGCGCTGTTGGTGGCATTGCTGCTCAGCCGTCTCGTCTTCAAGCATCCGTTTCCGTCGATTTGGTGGCAGATACTGAGGGAAGATCGGAGCGGTCTTCCCTCGTACACCCAGGCTTACACCCGTGGCCTCCGTCTCCTGGAGCGCCTCGAAGCCATCGTCAGCCCTCCCAAATGGTGCGGAGAGGTCATCATCGACTCCATGCCACTGCCCGTCTGCCGACCCAAACGAGGGAAACGCTGCGCGTTTCCTGGCGCTCGGTGGGGCTTTGGGACGCAGGGCGACGTGTACGGCTACAAGCTCCACGCCTGGGTGACGCCGGAGGGTGAAATCGTTCAGTACCTGCTGAAACCCGCCAACCTTCACGACACCACGGTCAGCTACGAGCTGAACCGAAGATGGCCGGAGTTCGGCGGGCCAAAGATCATCGGTGATAAGGGCTACTGCTGCCTGGGATACGTGTTCCCACCCAAGAAAAACTCCCGGTACGACACCGGGTGGCGGGAAGACCGCCACCCGAAGTTACGCAAGCGCATTGAAACCGTCTTCTCCCAATTGGTGGAGGCCCAAATCCGCTCCGTTCAGACGAAGACGCTCGCCTCCCTTCGCTTCCGTGTCGTCCTAGCCGTCCTCGCGCACAACCTTGCTCAGCCCTAA
- a CDS encoding YcjF family protein, with protein sequence MFPLVRQVLDNFNFDVDPDLSEGENAEEVIKSAALLSGAIAVEPIPFADMLLITPVQAKMVLHIGKIYGFEITPERSREIAQELGATVAYGLVARQVMRGIAKLALPVIGGIITAPAVYGWTFALGRVAQQYFERKRAGLPATRQEQVKVVQEAKAQSRRVLPTPQDFSDLASELRRRAEEKGKGGGRGDLN encoded by the coding sequence ATGTTTCCCCTCGTGCGGCAGGTGCTGGACAACTTCAACTTCGACGTGGACCCCGACCTCTCCGAAGGGGAGAACGCCGAGGAGGTCATCAAGAGCGCGGCGCTGCTCTCGGGGGCGATCGCGGTCGAGCCTATCCCCTTCGCGGACATGCTGCTGATTACCCCCGTGCAGGCCAAGATGGTGCTGCACATCGGCAAGATCTACGGCTTCGAGATCACCCCGGAGCGCTCGCGCGAGATCGCGCAGGAGCTGGGGGCCACCGTCGCCTACGGTCTCGTGGCGCGGCAGGTCATGCGCGGGATCGCCAAGCTGGCCCTGCCCGTGATCGGCGGGATCATCACCGCCCCCGCCGTGTACGGCTGGACCTTCGCGCTGGGGCGGGTGGCGCAGCAGTACTTCGAGCGCAAGCGGGCCGGGCTACCCGCCACCCGGCAGGAACAGGTCAAGGTCGTGCAGGAGGCCAAGGCGCAGAGCCGCCGGGTGCTCCCCACCCCGCAGGACTTCTCCGACCTCGCCTCCGAGCTGCGCCGCCGCGCCGAGGAGAAGGGGAAAGGTGGGGGCCGGGGCGACCTGAATTGA
- a CDS encoding DNA-binding protein — translation MGFFDPPAPEPQPVHRAGKDLTCAHCGHAAFYAGEAQLNTQGLTFLGLDWLNGSADYFACAHCGHLHWFLQVLP, via the coding sequence ATGGGTTTCTTTGACCCCCCCGCCCCCGAACCCCAGCCTGTCCACCGCGCGGGGAAAGACCTGACCTGTGCCCACTGCGGCCACGCGGCCTTTTACGCGGGCGAGGCGCAGCTCAATACCCAGGGCCTCACCTTCCTGGGGTTGGACTGGCTGAACGGCAGCGCGGATTATTTTGCCTGTGCCCACTGCGGGCACCTGCACTGGTTTCTTCAGGTGCTGCCCTGA
- a CDS encoding VOC family protein, giving the protein MLKHVSFVTRDLAATLAFYVRLGGVVEKDLTTAEGYRRGVIRLGGGRLQFFEIPGETPTPHGHWADHIALHVPGLRALLPELRAAGVTVSRDLQPSPGGRDMAFVLDPDGRQVELLEADS; this is encoded by the coding sequence ATGCTCAAGCACGTCTCCTTCGTGACCCGCGACCTCGCGGCCACCCTTGCCTTTTACGTGCGGCTCGGCGGCGTGGTCGAAAAGGACCTGACGACCGCCGAGGGCTACCGCCGGGGCGTGATCCGGCTGGGCGGGGGCCGCCTCCAGTTCTTCGAGATTCCCGGCGAGACGCCCACGCCGCACGGGCACTGGGCCGACCACATCGCCCTGCATGTCCCCGGCCTCCGCGCCCTCCTCCCCGAGCTGCGGGCCGCCGGGGTGACGGTCAGCCGCGACCTCCAGCCCAGCCCCGGCGGGCGGGACATGGCCTTCGTGCTGGACCCGGATGGGCGGCAGGTGGAACTGCTGGAAGCGGACTCGTAG
- the cysS gene encoding cysteine--tRNA ligase, with the protein MTHSPSPRTPDPDIHLYDTLRGEKVRFVPTTPGRVGMYLCGPTVYSDAHLGHAKKEVAFDVVRRALMHFGYGVRYVTNVTDVGHLQNDADEGEDKLQARARLEQLEPMEVADKYFWSFQRDMDALNVLKPSINPRATGHIPEQIALIEELIEKGHAYESNGSVYFDVRSWPEYGKLSGRKLDEQAEGTREAVREEKRDPRDFALWKRAEPGHLMRWESPWGVGFPGWHIECSAMSLKYLGEGFDIHGGGLDLQFPHHEAEIAQAEAAGHAFARYWMHNNMLTIGGEKMSKSKGNFTTIRDLLEHHDPMVVRFLLVGSHYRSVTEFSEEAFQSARNGYRRLTEALHEVERRLPNAPERDDPALRGKIAAHVEEFEHAMRDDFNTPRAVAALFGLTTDVNAALNGGEVGRGALEAARDAYRQLGGDVLGLFAEGAATGQDDTEVVDALMELVLQARQNYRLQKQYAEADQLRDTLTRVGVTVEDTKDGPRWRR; encoded by the coding sequence ATGACCCACTCCCCCTCACCCCGCACGCCCGATCCCGATATCCACCTCTACGACACCCTGCGCGGCGAGAAGGTCCGCTTCGTGCCGACCACGCCCGGCCGGGTGGGGATGTACCTGTGCGGCCCCACCGTGTACTCGGACGCGCACCTCGGACACGCGAAAAAGGAGGTCGCCTTCGACGTGGTGCGGCGGGCGCTGATGCACTTCGGGTACGGGGTGCGCTACGTGACCAACGTGACCGACGTGGGCCACCTCCAGAACGATGCCGATGAGGGCGAGGACAAGCTCCAGGCCCGTGCCCGGCTGGAGCAGCTCGAACCGATGGAGGTGGCCGACAAGTACTTCTGGTCCTTCCAGCGCGACATGGACGCCCTGAATGTCCTCAAGCCGTCGATCAACCCCCGCGCGACCGGGCACATCCCCGAGCAGATCGCGCTGATCGAGGAACTGATCGAGAAGGGCCACGCCTACGAGTCGAACGGCAGCGTCTACTTCGACGTGCGCTCGTGGCCCGAGTACGGCAAGCTGTCGGGCCGCAAGCTCGACGAGCAGGCCGAGGGCACGCGGGAAGCCGTGCGCGAGGAGAAGCGCGACCCCCGCGACTTCGCCCTGTGGAAGCGGGCCGAGCCCGGCCACCTGATGCGCTGGGAGTCGCCCTGGGGGGTGGGCTTTCCCGGCTGGCACATCGAATGCAGCGCGATGAGCCTGAAGTACCTTGGCGAAGGCTTCGACATCCACGGCGGGGGGCTCGACCTCCAGTTCCCGCACCACGAGGCCGAGATCGCGCAGGCGGAGGCCGCCGGGCACGCCTTCGCCCGCTACTGGATGCACAACAACATGCTGACCATCGGCGGCGAGAAGATGTCCAAGAGCAAGGGCAACTTCACGACCATCCGTGACCTGCTCGAGCACCACGACCCGATGGTGGTGCGCTTCCTGCTGGTGGGCAGCCACTACCGCTCGGTGACCGAGTTCTCGGAGGAGGCCTTCCAGAGCGCCCGGAATGGGTATCGCCGCCTGACCGAAGCGCTGCACGAGGTCGAGCGCCGATTGCCGAACGCCCCGGAACGCGACGACCCGGCCCTGCGCGGCAAGATCGCCGCACACGTCGAGGAGTTCGAGCACGCCATGCGCGACGACTTCAACACGCCCCGCGCGGTAGCGGCCCTCTTCGGCTTGACGACCGACGTGAACGCGGCGCTGAACGGCGGCGAGGTGGGGCGGGGAGCGCTGGAAGCCGCCCGCGACGCCTACCGCCAGCTCGGGGGCGACGTGCTGGGGCTGTTCGCAGAAGGCGCGGCCACGGGCCAGGACGACACGGAGGTCGTGGACGCCCTGATGGAACTCGTGCTGCAGGCCCGGCAGAACTACCGCCTGCAAAAGCAGTACGCCGAGGCCGACCAGTTGCGCGACACGCTGACCCGCGTGGGCGTGACCGTGGAGGACACCAAGGACGGCCCGCGCTGGCGGCGGTGA
- a CDS encoding cyanophycinase, with the protein MSTHHTAERGARPGRGTLIIIGGHEDKEKRREILKEVARRVQGGKLVIATVASHQPEGYFESYQEGFGGLGVGELAELYIEERVEASREDKLGLLDGAAVVFFSGGDQLRITSQIGDTPLEARIREVYEGGGVIAGTSAGASVMCETMLVKGSSKESYRIGDLQMAPGLGLVRGVIIDQHFAERGRIGRLLGAVAQNPRVLGIGIDEDTAIVLEGSHFTVIGSGAVYVADGEGITHSNIAEARTEEPLSLYDVRLHVLSRGDAFDLERRKPVPARQYEEAEEAAG; encoded by the coding sequence ATGTCCACACACCACACGGCTGAACGGGGCGCCCGGCCGGGGCGCGGAACGCTGATCATCATCGGCGGGCACGAGGACAAGGAAAAGAGGCGCGAGATTCTCAAGGAAGTCGCCCGCCGCGTGCAGGGCGGCAAGCTGGTGATCGCCACCGTCGCCTCGCACCAGCCTGAGGGCTACTTCGAGAGCTACCAAGAGGGCTTCGGGGGCCTGGGGGTGGGCGAACTCGCCGAGCTGTATATCGAGGAGCGGGTGGAGGCCTCGCGCGAGGACAAGCTGGGGCTGCTTGACGGCGCGGCGGTGGTGTTCTTCTCCGGCGGCGACCAGCTCCGCATCACCAGCCAGATCGGGGACACGCCGCTCGAAGCCCGCATCCGCGAGGTCTACGAAGGCGGCGGCGTGATCGCGGGCACCTCGGCGGGGGCTTCCGTGATGTGCGAGACGATGCTGGTCAAGGGCAGCAGCAAGGAGTCCTACCGCATCGGGGACCTTCAGATGGCGCCGGGGCTGGGTCTGGTGCGCGGAGTCATCATCGACCAGCACTTCGCCGAGCGCGGGCGCATCGGCCGCCTGCTGGGGGCGGTGGCGCAAAATCCCCGCGTGCTGGGCATCGGCATTGACGAGGACACGGCCATCGTGCTGGAAGGCAGCCACTTCACCGTGATCGGCAGCGGGGCCGTCTACGTCGCCGACGGCGAGGGCATCACCCACTCCAACATCGCCGAGGCCCGCACGGAAGAACCCCTCTCGCTGTACGACGTGCGCCTGCACGTCCTCTCGCGTGGCGACGCCTTCGACCTGGAACGCCGCAAACCCGTTCCCGCCCGCCAATATGAGGAGGCGGAAGAGGCGGCGGGGTAA
- a CDS encoding mismatch-specific DNA-glycosylase, which translates to MTTTEVPAGEGYLVPDVLEEGLTLVLVGTAPSRISARAKAYYANPENKFWRVLAQVGLTPRQLAPREYPTLPQYGIGLTDVAKRHSGVDSALPTEAWAPDELREKIRRYRPALVAFTSKRGASETLGLPTGKLPYGPQLLPLEGAEVWVLPSTSPLGHTHFRLEPWQALADRVRELRGNREAPHPVP; encoded by the coding sequence ATGACGACGACTGAGGTGCCTGCGGGGGAGGGCTATCTCGTTCCCGACGTGTTGGAGGAAGGGCTGACGCTGGTGCTTGTGGGCACGGCTCCCAGCCGCATCAGCGCCCGCGCGAAGGCGTACTACGCCAATCCGGAAAACAAGTTCTGGCGGGTGCTGGCCCAGGTGGGCCTGACGCCTCGGCAACTCGCCCCGCGCGAGTACCCCACCCTGCCTCAGTACGGCATCGGCCTCACCGATGTGGCAAAGCGACACAGCGGGGTGGACTCGGCCCTGCCCACGGAAGCCTGGGCGCCCGATGAACTGCGCGAGAAGATTCGGCGCTACCGCCCGGCCCTCGTCGCGTTTACCTCCAAGCGGGGGGCCTCCGAGACGCTGGGCCTGCCCACCGGGAAACTGCCCTATGGCCCGCAACTTCTGCCGCTGGAGGGGGCCGAGGTCTGGGTGCTGCCCTCGACGAGTCCGCTCGGCCACACCCACTTCCGGCTGGAGCCGTGGCAGGCGCTGGCGGACCGGGTGCGGGAGCTGCGCGGGAACCGGGAAGCCCCTCACCCCGTACCCTGA
- a CDS encoding AAA family ATPase yields the protein MGQAEAARLIWINGPFGVGKTQTAYALHRRLPGSFVCDPEYLGFAIRRMTPRELRGEFQDLPLWREGVYTLLSRNLTHSRRVVIVPMTLVVPAYFDETVGRLRADGHRVCHVALLASRPTVLRRLRSRGQGASSWAAGQIDRCLDGLGQLDPADCLSTDHLTLEEVTEEVARRANLTLRPDHTPPFARPLRRWAVALRHLRRD from the coding sequence ATGGGACAGGCGGAAGCGGCCCGGCTGATCTGGATCAACGGTCCCTTCGGGGTGGGCAAGACGCAGACCGCCTACGCGCTGCACCGCCGCCTGCCCGGCAGCTTCGTCTGCGATCCCGAGTATCTGGGCTTCGCCATCCGGCGCATGACCCCCCGCGAGCTGCGCGGCGAGTTTCAGGACCTGCCACTGTGGCGCGAGGGAGTCTACACCCTGCTCAGCCGCAACCTGACCCACTCGCGCCGGGTGGTGATCGTGCCCATGACGCTGGTGGTCCCGGCATATTTCGACGAGACGGTGGGGCGGTTGCGGGCGGACGGCCACCGGGTCTGCCACGTCGCGCTGCTCGCGTCCCGGCCCACCGTGCTGCGGCGCTTGCGTTCGCGTGGGCAGGGGGCCAGCAGCTGGGCCGCCGGGCAGATCGACCGCTGCCTCGACGGGCTGGGCCAGCTCGACCCCGCCGACTGTCTCTCCACCGACCACCTCACGCTGGAGGAGGTCACTGAGGAGGTCGCGCGGCGGGCGAACCTGACCCTGCGGCCCGACCACACACCTCCCTTCGCTCGCCCGCTGCGGCGCTGGGCGGTGGCGCTGCGCCACCTGCGGCGCGACTGA